From a region of the Podarcis muralis chromosome 16, rPodMur119.hap1.1, whole genome shotgun sequence genome:
- the LOC144325886 gene encoding uncharacterized protein LOC144325886 translates to MAGDPAALSRFAAEMDGVLQRCSTQPSTSRGQLPAALASSPASPSSSEDGADGSSSGGLITNPQSSQSPVLPAGRGQPRRSGRSMRRASGLSAPSAESTRRRVSARHMDAAASGSGISRAVSVQSVSVPSQLEPESESSVEDSLPVPARKSLGGKCRQKRSSRKRAKRKRDDTSSSHSGVAAVRIWMVGHSIVHWAGVEARQFGLGPGLGLPPHVQVSWLTRRGMLWPEFLPLMRRQLGVERPPTAIVIQLGENDLVSMDCLSLRTAILGDLDVLRAMVPTAKIFWSKFLQRRVWRGSRCPDATEKARKRINSAVSKKIFELGGDVIAHPGIRFQDASLFRDDGVHLSASGNKEWLGAVVAKLRSWLGL, encoded by the exons ATGGCTGGTGATCCGGCAGCACTTTCTCGCTTCGCAGCTGAAATGGATGGTGTCTTGCAGCGTTGCTCCACCCAGCCGTCTACGTCTCGAGGGCAGCTTCCCGCTGCGTTGGCGTCGTCTCCGGCTTCACCTTCTTCTAGTGAAGATGGGGCAGATGGGTCTTCATCCGGGGGTTTGATCACGAACCCCCAGTCATCCCAGTCCCCTGTCTTACCTGCAGGCCGGGGTCAACCGCGGAGGTCAGGCCGCTCCATGAGGAGGGCCTCTGGTTTAAGTGCCCCTTCGGCAGAGTCGACTCGACGGCGGGTGTCCGCTCGGCATATGGATGCGGCGGCCTCGGGTTCTGGCATCTCACGTGCTGTCTCTGTGCAGTCTGTTTCAGTTCCGTCTCAGCTGGAGCCCGAATCTGAGTCGTCCGTTGAAGATAGTCTCCCAGTACCTGCCAGGAAGTCTTTGGGAGGAAAATGTCGCCAAAAGAGGTCATCTCGGAAGCGCGCCAAGAGGAAAAGGGACGACACTTCTTCCTCTCACTCTG GTGTAGCGGCTGTCCGCATCtggatggtggggcacagcatcgTGCACTGGGCAGGCGTTGAGGCTCGGCAGTTTGGATTGGGACCAGGTCTCGGTCTTCCTCCGCACGTGCAAGTTTCCTGGCTGACCAGAAGGGGAATGTTATGGCCAGAGTTTCTGCCACTGATGAGGAGGCAGTTGGGCGTGGAACGGCCGCCCACGGCCATTGTGATCCAGCTGGGGGAGAATGACCTGGTGTCTATGGACTGCTTATCCTTGCGCACTGCAATTTTGGGCGACCTGGATGTGCTGCGAGCTATGGTGCCGACAGCAAAGATATTCTGGTCAAAGTTTTTGCAACGACGGGTTTGGAGGGGAAGTCGTTGCCCGGATGCCACCGAAAAAGCCAGAAAGCGGATCAATTCTGCTGTCTCAAAAAAGATTTTTGAACTAGGAGGTGATGTGATTGCACATCCGGGGATTCGTTTTCAGGATGCATCTCTCTTTAGAGATGATGGGGTGCACCTTTCGGCCTCAGGGAATAAGGAGTGGCTGGGTGCGGTGGTGGCTAAGCTAAGGTCTTGGCTGggtttgtga